In Citrus sinensis cultivar Valencia sweet orange chromosome 2, DVS_A1.0, whole genome shotgun sequence, a single genomic region encodes these proteins:
- the LOC102610833 gene encoding amino-acid permease BAT1 isoform X1, which yields MEKLSVPSHITSNGSVSVDSGHVRLNELGYKQELKRDLSMLSNFAFSFSIISVLTGITTLYNTGLNFGGPISLVYGWLIAGAFTLFVGSSMAEICSSYPTSGGLYYWSAKLAGPKWAPFASWMTGWFNIVGQWAVTTSVDFSLAQMIQVIILLSTGGKNGGGYEASKYVVIAFHGGILLLHAIINSLPISILSFFGQLAAAWNLVGVMVLMILIPSVSTERASAKFVFTHFNSDNGDGINSKVYIFVLGLLMSQYTLTGYDASAHMTEETKNADRNGPKGIISAIGISIIFGWGYILGITFAVTSIPNLLSEDNDAGGYAIAEIFYLAFKNRFGSGVGGIVCLGVVAVAIFFCGMSSVTSNSRMAYAFSRDGAMPFSSFWHEVNSQDIPINAVWLSAFISFCMALTYLGSAVAFQAMVSIATIGLYIAYALPIFFRVTLARKSFIPGPFNLGRYGIVVGWIAVLWVATISVLFSLPVAYPITSDTLNYTPVAVCGLLILTVSAWIFSARHWFKGPITNIAS from the exons ATGGAAAAGTTGAGTGTTCCATCTCATATTACATCAAACGGCAGCGTTTCTGTTGATTCAGGCCATGTTCGTCTTAATGAGCTTGGCTACAAGCAAGAGCTTAAACGTGATCTCTC GATGTTGTCGAATTTTGCGTTTTCGTTTTCGATTATATCAGTGCTTACTGGCATCACAACCCTGTACAATACAGGGTTGAATTTTGGTGGACCAATTTCACTGGTCTATGGTTGGCTTATTGCTGGTGCTTTCACTCTGTTTGTTGGGTCGTCAATGGCTGAGATTTGTTCTTCTTACCCAACTTCTGGTGGTCTCTACTATTGGAGTGCAAAGCTTGCTGGCCCTAAATGGGCTCCCTTTGCCTCTTGGATGACTGGCTG GTTTAACATTGTTGGTCAG TGGGCTGTTACAACCAGTGTTGATTTCTCGTTGGCACAGATGATTCAGGTGATCATTCTCCTTAGCACAGGTGGAAAAAATGGTGGTGGATATGAGGCATCTAAATATGTAGTTATAGCTTTCCATGGGGGAATTCTGCTCCTTCACGCAATAATAAACAGCCTTCCTATCTCCATATTGTCTTTCTTTGGACAGCTGGCAGCTGCATGGAATCTTGTAG GTGTTATGGTTCTTATGATCCTCATTCCCTCTGTTTCAACGGAAAGGGCCAGTGCAAAGTTTGTTTTCACTCACTTCAACTCTGATAATGGTGATGGAATCAACAGTaaagtttatatatttgttcTCGGTCTTCTAATGAGCCAGTATACACTTACTGGCTATGATGCATCTGCTCATATG ACGGAGGAAACAAAGAATGCTGATAGGAATGGACCAAAGGGAATAATAAGTGCCATTGGaatatctattatttttgGATGGGGTTACATACTCGGTATCACCTTTGCAGTTACCAGCATCCCAAACCTTTTAAGTGAAGACAATGATGCTGGTGGTTATGCCATTGCGGAAATATTCTATCTGGCATTCAAGAATAGATTTGGCAGTGGAGTTGGGGGAATTGTTTGTTTAGGAGTGGTTGCTGTTGCCATATTTTTCTGTGGTATGAGTTCAGTAACAAGCAACTCCAG GATGGCATATGCATTTTCAAGAGATGGAGCCATGCCATTCTCATCATTTTGGCACGAAGTGAACAGTCAGGACATTCCCATAAATGCAGTTTGGCTATCTGCATTTATATCATTTTGCATGGCACTAACA TATCTTGGAAGTGCAGTAGCATTTCAAGCCATGGTATCTATTGCTACTATAGGGCTGTACATTGCATATGCCCTACCCATCTTCTTCAGGGTGACTTTGGCACGCAAGTCCTTCATCCCCGGACCTTTCAACTTGGGGCGTTATGGGATCGTGGTTGGTTGGATTGCGGTCCTTTGGGTGGCAACAATCTCAGTCCTCTTCTCCTTGCCTGTGGCCTACCCAATAACTAGTGACACACTCAACTACACTCCTGTTGCAGTTTGTGGCTTGCTCATTCTTACTGTATCTGCTTGGATCTTCAGTGCTCGTCATTGGTTTAAAGGTCCTATAACCAACATTGCTAGCTAA
- the LOC102610833 gene encoding amino-acid permease BAT1 isoform X2, with product MEKLSVPSHITSNGSVSVDSGHVRLNELGYKQELKRDLSMLSNFAFSFSIISVLTGITTLYNTGLNFGGPISLVYGWLIAGAFTLFVGSSMAEICSSYPTSGGLYYWSAKLAGPKWAPFASWMTGWFNIVGQWAVTTSVDFSLAQMIQVIILLSTGGKNGGGYEASKYVVIAFHGGILLLHAIINSLPISILSFFGQLAAAWNLVGVMVLMILIPSVSTERASAKFVFTHFNSDNGDGINSKVYIFVLGLLMSQYTLTGYDASAHMTEETKNADRNGPKGIISAIGISIIFGWGYILGITFAVTSIPNLLSEDNDAGGYAIAEIFYLAFKNRFGSGVGGIVCLGVVAVAIFFCGMSSVTSNSRMAYAFSRDGAMPFSSFWHEVNSQDIPINAVWLSAFISFCMALTFQKITMSCDNKML from the exons ATGGAAAAGTTGAGTGTTCCATCTCATATTACATCAAACGGCAGCGTTTCTGTTGATTCAGGCCATGTTCGTCTTAATGAGCTTGGCTACAAGCAAGAGCTTAAACGTGATCTCTC GATGTTGTCGAATTTTGCGTTTTCGTTTTCGATTATATCAGTGCTTACTGGCATCACAACCCTGTACAATACAGGGTTGAATTTTGGTGGACCAATTTCACTGGTCTATGGTTGGCTTATTGCTGGTGCTTTCACTCTGTTTGTTGGGTCGTCAATGGCTGAGATTTGTTCTTCTTACCCAACTTCTGGTGGTCTCTACTATTGGAGTGCAAAGCTTGCTGGCCCTAAATGGGCTCCCTTTGCCTCTTGGATGACTGGCTG GTTTAACATTGTTGGTCAG TGGGCTGTTACAACCAGTGTTGATTTCTCGTTGGCACAGATGATTCAGGTGATCATTCTCCTTAGCACAGGTGGAAAAAATGGTGGTGGATATGAGGCATCTAAATATGTAGTTATAGCTTTCCATGGGGGAATTCTGCTCCTTCACGCAATAATAAACAGCCTTCCTATCTCCATATTGTCTTTCTTTGGACAGCTGGCAGCTGCATGGAATCTTGTAG GTGTTATGGTTCTTATGATCCTCATTCCCTCTGTTTCAACGGAAAGGGCCAGTGCAAAGTTTGTTTTCACTCACTTCAACTCTGATAATGGTGATGGAATCAACAGTaaagtttatatatttgttcTCGGTCTTCTAATGAGCCAGTATACACTTACTGGCTATGATGCATCTGCTCATATG ACGGAGGAAACAAAGAATGCTGATAGGAATGGACCAAAGGGAATAATAAGTGCCATTGGaatatctattatttttgGATGGGGTTACATACTCGGTATCACCTTTGCAGTTACCAGCATCCCAAACCTTTTAAGTGAAGACAATGATGCTGGTGGTTATGCCATTGCGGAAATATTCTATCTGGCATTCAAGAATAGATTTGGCAGTGGAGTTGGGGGAATTGTTTGTTTAGGAGTGGTTGCTGTTGCCATATTTTTCTGTGGTATGAGTTCAGTAACAAGCAACTCCAG GATGGCATATGCATTTTCAAGAGATGGAGCCATGCCATTCTCATCATTTTGGCACGAAGTGAACAGTCAGGACATTCCCATAAATGCAGTTTGGCTATCTGCATTTATATCATTTTGCATGGCACTAACA TTTCAAAAGATCACTATGTCCTGTGATAACAAAATGCTCTGA